The Candidatus Margulisiibacteriota bacterium genomic sequence CAGAGCAGTTTATAAAGAAGCAGTAAAATTCGGTCGTGCTTATCCCAGTGTTCCTTCCTGGGGCTTGATAGAACCTATCTTGGCACGCAGGTTTGGCATCATGTGGGATTATGTGCTAGAATCTAAAACAGCATTAAAATTCGATGATTTCGAGAAAATTCTTAAATTGGCTGATAAAGAAGTAGCTTCAATCCTCGAAAGAAACGAATAATACGATTGAATTAAATTTTTAAATGAAAAAACAATCGGACAAGACGTTTAAATATTATTTTAGAAAATATAGAATAGCATATTTATTTATTGCTCCTACTCTGCTGGGAATGATACTTATGCACCTGGTGCCTATTGTCCAGGGTATTTATATGTCTTTCCTGAAACTGGACAACTTTACTTTAAGCCAGTACCTTGGTGCTCCATTTGTCATGTTCAAAAATTATTACGAAGTAATTCTGAATGCGGACAGTCCAATGCGTATAGGTATCATTGAATCGATACGCAACACCATAATTTATACCGTCTTTGTAACAGTGGGCCAAATCGGTTTGGGTATGATTGTGGCATTAATGCTGCATCAGGATTTTAAGGGAAGATCTTTCGCCAGAACATTATTCATGTTTTCGTGGATTGTTCCAACGTATGTTACCGGTATTCTCTGGGGATTTATGTGGCAGCAAAGTATCGGCATCATTAATATTATTTTTTATGATTTTTTTAAAATACACATTATCTGTCAAAAAATAAATATAATCATACACCTGCTCAAGTTTGACGCGATTATAGGACTTTTTAATGATTTTGTTGTTTGGGATAATCAGATAATGTTTACGATAATAAATAGTAAGAGCATGATTTTAAAATTAATTTCTCTTCTGATTGTTTCTTTTATTGTTGTAAAACTTTTTGAATATCTCAATAAAAGAATATCCAAACGTTTATCCTATTTATTCTTGGTTGTATTTTTGTTCGTGGAATTCATGGCTCTGATCAACGTGCAGATACCTACGTTAATACCAACAACCTATAAGCCATTCTGGTTGGTGGGCCCCAATACAATCTGGGCAATTATCATACCCACCATCTGGCGTTTTTGGCCTTTATCCATGCTTATGCTTCTGGCAGGTTTACAAAGTATTTCCACTGAGCTTTACGATGCGGTAAAAATTGACGGGGCTAATCGCTGGCAGGCTTTTTGGAGTGTTACCTGGCCTATGCTTAGACCGGTGTGGATGATCCTGATATTATTCGGACTTATTTATAATGTTTATTCTTTCAATATAGTTATCATGATGTTCGGTAACGGAGCAGGGTTCCCTGGAGAATGGGGAGACCTGATGATGACCAACATTTTTAGAAATTCTTTTATGCGCTGGGACTTCGGTACAGGCGCGGCAACCTCCGTATTATTGCTTATGGTTATGATTGTCGCGGTTAATATCTGGTTCCGTTTCTATAAAAAATCAGAGGAAGTTTTCTAATGGCCAGGCTTATAACTTATTATCAGCGTGAAAGAATAATCAGATTTTTCAGTATAACCCTGATGATAATTTTTTTAATTGTGAACCTGTTTCCCATCATCTGGATGGTATTTTGTTCATTTAAAAACAATAATGACATATTAAGCGGAAATGTAGGTTTCAGCAGGGTGAACACAAGTGTTTATTCATTTTTGAAAAAAAATAATAATCTCTATATATTTTCCGTAGACGGCTCTGTGGCCAATTACAACATGCAGACTCATAAAATTGTTAAACAGCTGACAATCAAAGGCCAAAGTGTTAATTATTCCGCAGATGACAAATTTTTTTATCTGACCAATGTAAACAATGGTATCTTTAAAGTAACTCAAGATTTGCATAAAATTGTTAAAAAAGCAGGTATGCCGATAAAAGGTGTCGATACAAATAAGTTTGGTAATACATCTATTATTAATGATGACAAATATCTTTATTTTACAGCTGAACTCAAAGGAATAAAAAAAATATTTGTATACGACAAAAAGAACCTTAAATTACAAAAAACAATTCAACTTGATTTGGCTGATTCCGATTTTATTCGTTCTTTAAATTTAATAGACGGTTACATCTACATCGGGACCAATCTGGGTTTGCTTAAGATGGATAAAAATACACAAAAGGTTGTAGCAAATGTTTCTTTCGGTGAAGATTATTATCCATCCGGTGTACAGAAAATACTTGCTATAAAAGGTAATAATCTGATTATTCTTTTACAAAACAATGTTCTATTTCTGGATATGCAAAAACAGGAAATTATCAAAAAAAGAAATTATACTTTGATGCGTTTTGAAGACGGTTTGATCCTGGATAACAAGCTATATCTTGCAAGCGCAGCTGGTTTGGCAGTAGTTAATTTGGACAATGACGCTATTGTCAAGCAATACAAAGGACTTTTTAAAGAGCTTAAAGATGGTGTTTTGATAGATCCAAAAAGTAATTATACAGCTAATGAATTGAATACTATTTATAAAAATAATGACGAATTTGTTTTGGGGTCTTCTTACGGAAGACTTTCCTTTATGAAAGAAAACGCTGA encodes the following:
- a CDS encoding sugar ABC transporter permease; translated protein: MKKQSDKTFKYYFRKYRIAYLFIAPTLLGMILMHLVPIVQGIYMSFLKLDNFTLSQYLGAPFVMFKNYYEVILNADSPMRIGIIESIRNTIIYTVFVTVGQIGLGMIVALMLHQDFKGRSFARTLFMFSWIVPTYVTGILWGFMWQQSIGIINIIFYDFFKIHIICQKINIIIHLLKFDAIIGLFNDFVVWDNQIMFTIINSKSMILKLISLLIVSFIVVKLFEYLNKRISKRLSYLFLVVFLFVEFMALINVQIPTLIPTTYKPFWLVGPNTIWAIIIPTIWRFWPLSMLMLLAGLQSISTELYDAVKIDGANRWQAFWSVTWPMLRPVWMILILFGLIYNVYSFNIVIMMFGNGAGFPGEWGDLMMTNIFRNSFMRWDFGTGAATSVLLLMVMIVAVNIWFRFYKKSEEVF
- a CDS encoding ABC transporter permease subunit yields the protein MARLITYYQRERIIRFFSITLMIIFLIVNLFPIIWMVFCSFKNNNDILSGNVGFSRVNTSVYSFLKKNNNLYIFSVDGSVANYNMQTHKIVKQLTIKGQSVNYSADDKFFYLTNVNNGIFKVTQDLHKIVKKAGMPIKGVDTNKFGNTSIINDDKYLYFTAELKGIKKIFVYDKKNLKLQKTIQLDLADSDFIRSLNLIDGYIYIGTNLGLLKMDKNTQKVVANVSFGEDYYPSGVQKILAIKGNNLIILLQNNVLFLDMQKQEIIKKRNYTLMRFEDGLILDNKLYLASAAGLAVVNLDNDAIVKQYKGLFKELKDGVLIDPKSNYTANELNTIYKNNDEFVLGSSYGRLSFMKENADDPYLDLQLPPGYRLVKWQNYSDLWKNIDFGLYLKNSVIISGFTMFFAMILATLASYALVRYNFKGNNEFGIAILSTQMIPQIMYLIPLFIMFKWVTDVTGIPIKGTYAGLIFIYTAFFVPFSIWILRSFFASIPVELEEAARIDGCNGFQVFYKIALPLAIPGIIATGIYVFLTAWDELMFAWVLTNADTLTIPIGIRLFVGNFQNRYDLMMAAATVATLPVLFLFFMLQKHIVKGLTAGAVKG